A stretch of the Agrobacterium fabrum str. C58 genome encodes the following:
- a CDS encoding tannase/feruloyl esterase family alpha/beta hydrolase: MTSLLVATSRVVVTISLAYVPVKSAFAAPQNAAGLCSAIAASSIPASRISLPTTGAKIQSATLIGGSDPANQNGEYCKVIGQIKPVDPKAPDIIWQVNLPSVWNGKMLQYGGGGYNGSIPPTTDKTTLGLDVVPTPLTQGYVTFGSDSGHQAPNADDASFAKNDEAMLNYGYMHIKKVLDVAKVLVTERYEKPVTRVYFQGGSTGGREGLTAASRWPESYDGILTNYPTANFVGLRLWGAGLARAVYDDKSAGWIPPKLVERISKEALKSCDGLDGVEDGLVGNMQQCRAQSAVLVQSLACKSDVTGNPDDCLTQAQIERTLKIYHEGYSLPYQLANGINTYPGYNSLEGIMMQLGSEPQMRTPPVSGPNAHHSSRSFEFLQNFVQRDQPLNLLSFDIREPGKLKDRIVELSDVIGATRTDWSTFSDRGGKIIWLQGNDDPSVSPLGNAKLFESIVAKMGADKVKGFMRFFLVPGLAHGGGRFSPTWDNLAALDNWVEHDVPPSNPVVVDATKSSTKGRSRPLCEYPSWPKYKGDGDVAIASSFSCADD; the protein is encoded by the coding sequence ATGACATCTCTGCTTGTAGCAACATCACGTGTTGTGGTGACGATCTCGCTCGCTTATGTGCCAGTAAAATCTGCTTTCGCCGCGCCACAGAATGCGGCTGGCCTGTGTTCGGCGATAGCTGCATCATCCATCCCCGCGTCAAGGATAAGCCTGCCAACCACGGGCGCAAAGATACAATCCGCAACCCTGATCGGCGGGTCTGATCCAGCCAATCAAAATGGCGAATATTGCAAGGTTATCGGGCAAATAAAGCCTGTCGATCCGAAGGCCCCGGACATCATCTGGCAGGTCAACTTGCCAAGCGTGTGGAATGGCAAGATGCTGCAGTATGGAGGCGGTGGCTACAACGGTAGCATTCCGCCCACTACGGACAAAACGACTTTAGGACTGGATGTCGTGCCGACACCGCTGACGCAGGGCTACGTCACCTTCGGCAGCGATTCCGGCCATCAAGCTCCGAACGCGGACGACGCCTCTTTCGCCAAAAACGATGAGGCGATGCTTAATTACGGCTATATGCACATCAAGAAAGTGCTTGATGTGGCGAAGGTTCTCGTTACTGAGCGATATGAGAAGCCTGTTACCCGCGTCTATTTTCAGGGCGGATCGACAGGTGGACGCGAAGGGTTGACGGCAGCCTCGCGCTGGCCGGAATCCTACGACGGCATTTTGACGAATTACCCAACGGCAAACTTTGTGGGACTTCGGCTCTGGGGAGCCGGTCTAGCGCGGGCCGTTTATGACGACAAATCCGCAGGCTGGATTCCGCCGAAGCTCGTGGAGAGAATTTCCAAAGAGGCCCTGAAATCTTGTGACGGCCTTGATGGCGTCGAAGATGGCCTTGTGGGCAACATGCAGCAGTGCCGTGCTCAATCCGCGGTGCTGGTTCAAAGCCTGGCCTGCAAATCAGACGTGACCGGAAACCCTGACGATTGTTTGACGCAAGCACAGATCGAGCGAACGCTGAAGATTTACCATGAAGGATATTCACTGCCTTATCAGTTGGCAAACGGCATAAACACCTATCCCGGCTATAACAGCCTTGAGGGTATCATGATGCAGCTCGGGTCGGAGCCTCAGATGCGCACACCTCCCGTTTCGGGGCCTAACGCGCATCACTCAAGCCGCTCTTTCGAATTCCTGCAAAACTTCGTCCAGCGCGATCAACCTCTCAATCTGCTTTCATTCGATATCCGCGAGCCGGGAAAACTCAAGGATCGGATCGTTGAGCTTTCTGATGTAATCGGTGCTACGAGGACGGATTGGTCTACCTTCAGCGACCGGGGCGGCAAGATCATCTGGCTTCAGGGCAATGACGACCCAAGTGTAAGTCCGCTGGGCAATGCCAAGTTGTTCGAATCCATCGTCGCGAAGATGGGCGCTGATAAGGTCAAGGGCTTCATGCGCTTCTTTCTTGTACCCGGCCTGGCGCATGGTGGCGGTCGTTTCTCGCCGACTTGGGATAACCTCGCTGCGCTCGACAATTGGGTTGAACACGATGTGCCCCCATCCAATCCGGTCGTCGTTGACGCGACAAAATCATCGACCAAGGGCCGTAGCAGACCGCTTTGCGAATATCCAAGCTGGCCAAAATATAAAGGCGATGGCGACGTCGCAATCGCTTCAAGCTTCAGCTGCGCCGATGATTGA
- a CDS encoding carbohydrate ABC transporter permease codes for MMQAGQRKSLAFLIGNYVLMLAFAAIFILPLLFMGFSSLKPNDQLLSDATSIRAFLPVGYLSLENYTAAFVRAPIATFIFNSVLVTVVTVFLALLFGSLAAFAFTFLNWRGKDVLFSIILATLIIPFETIAVPLLLEVNNLPWIGSGGFTWGWLNSWHVQIIPWIADGLTIFLFVQYFKDLPKELLEAARIDGASWLRIYTQVVMPLSGPVIATAAILKFLVMYSQQYLWPLLVTQSEAYRPVMVGLQYFFQLNTPWGEVMAYLTIITLPVLIFYLCLQRLFISSIAASGIKG; via the coding sequence ATGATGCAGGCCGGACAACGCAAGAGCCTCGCTTTTCTCATCGGCAACTATGTGCTCATGCTCGCCTTCGCGGCGATCTTCATTTTGCCGCTATTGTTCATGGGGTTCTCGTCACTGAAACCAAATGACCAATTGCTGAGTGACGCGACGTCGATACGAGCCTTCCTGCCGGTGGGATATCTCTCGCTTGAAAACTATACGGCAGCTTTCGTCCGGGCGCCGATTGCCACCTTCATATTCAATTCGGTTCTGGTCACGGTCGTTACCGTGTTTCTCGCCCTGCTTTTTGGCTCGCTTGCCGCCTTCGCCTTCACCTTTTTGAACTGGCGCGGAAAGGATGTTTTATTCTCGATCATCCTCGCCACTCTCATCATTCCCTTTGAAACAATTGCTGTGCCACTCCTGCTGGAAGTCAACAATCTGCCATGGATTGGCAGCGGTGGATTTACCTGGGGGTGGCTCAACTCCTGGCATGTGCAGATCATTCCGTGGATCGCAGACGGGCTGACGATTTTCCTCTTCGTGCAATATTTCAAGGATCTGCCGAAGGAATTGCTGGAGGCGGCGCGCATTGATGGCGCCAGCTGGCTGCGGATTTATACCCAGGTGGTGATGCCGCTCAGCGGCCCGGTCATCGCGACGGCGGCGATCCTGAAGTTTCTCGTCATGTACAGCCAGCAATACCTATGGCCGCTTCTCGTTACCCAGTCCGAGGCATACAGGCCCGTAATGGTGGGGCTGCAATATTTCTTCCAGCTCAACACGCCCTGGGGTGAAGTCATGGCCTATCTCACCATCATCACCCTGCCAGTGCTGATCTTTTATCTGTGCTTGCAGAGACTGTTCATCTCCAGTATCGCGGCGAGTGGGATAAAGGGATAG
- a CDS encoding carbohydrate ABC transporter permease: MAFFSSKEKLTRDGVTGWLMAAPAMVLIGLFLITPFLLGLGFSFTNQRLTSPNPTEFVGVENYTRLLGIGVLTLQPEKEADGSISRDADGSVSYPRIRNFTRNNPDYPHLEGMREYKSFNWGEHQIIILARDVVFLTALVNTLSFVVVVAPVQAALALFLALLVNQKIPGVTIFRAIYFMPVVLSVVVVALLWRFIYAADNGLLNSLLSYMSFGLFQPIDWLGRTDTALWAILVMSVWQGVGFHMVIWLSGLQTISPDLYEAADIEGASRWQRFSMITWPLLRNTAVLIVIVITMQAFALFAQIDVMTKGGPRDSTQSIVYQAVERGYRQQDIAAGSAISVVLFLLVLCISLTQRYMTREKQ, encoded by the coding sequence ATGGCGTTCTTTTCTTCAAAGGAGAAACTCACCCGGGACGGCGTCACGGGCTGGCTCATGGCTGCACCGGCCATGGTGCTGATCGGGCTGTTCCTGATCACGCCCTTTCTGCTGGGACTCGGTTTTTCCTTCACCAATCAGCGGCTGACGTCTCCCAATCCTACCGAGTTTGTCGGCGTTGAAAATTACACCCGGCTGCTGGGTATTGGCGTGCTGACGCTCCAACCGGAGAAGGAGGCGGACGGCAGCATCAGCCGGGATGCGGATGGCTCCGTCTCCTATCCGAGAATTCGCAATTTCACCCGCAACAATCCCGACTATCCCCATCTGGAAGGGATGCGGGAATATAAGAGCTTCAACTGGGGCGAGCACCAGATCATCATTCTGGCCAGGGACGTCGTATTCCTGACCGCCCTTGTCAACACGCTTTCCTTCGTGGTCGTCGTCGCGCCTGTTCAGGCTGCACTGGCGCTATTTCTTGCCCTGTTGGTGAACCAGAAGATCCCCGGCGTCACGATTTTCCGAGCGATCTACTTCATGCCTGTCGTGCTGTCAGTGGTGGTGGTGGCGCTGCTCTGGCGGTTCATATACGCAGCTGATAACGGGCTCCTGAACAGCCTCTTGAGTTACATGAGCTTCGGGCTCTTCCAGCCCATCGACTGGCTGGGCAGAACTGACACCGCCTTATGGGCCATTCTGGTGATGTCGGTCTGGCAGGGCGTTGGATTCCACATGGTCATATGGCTCTCCGGCCTGCAAACCATCTCTCCGGATCTTTACGAGGCAGCCGACATTGAAGGGGCGAGCCGCTGGCAGAGGTTCAGCATGATAACCTGGCCGCTGCTGCGCAACACAGCCGTGCTGATTGTCATCGTCATCACCATGCAGGCTTTTGCGCTTTTTGCGCAGATCGATGTGATGACCAAGGGGGGACCTCGCGATTCCACTCAAAGCATCGTCTACCAGGCCGTTGAGCGAGGATACCGACAGCAGGACATCGCAGCAGGCTCCGCAATCTCTGTCGTTCTGTTTCTGCTTGTTCTGTGCATTTCCTTAACTCAGCGATACATGACAAGGGAGAAGCAATGA
- a CDS encoding sugar ABC transporter substrate-binding protein: MTNKAIFAGAFTALSMFFSTAALAQTDLTMWYHGAGNVEERKILAGIIEDFNSSQSDWRVSLQEFPQSAYNESVTAAALSNKLPDILDVDGPNMPNWAWSGYLQPLQIDEANLENFLPGAVGKWGDKLYSVGLWDAAVAVFARKSVLDENGIRIPTLEQPWTGEEFNAALEKIAAGGKFEYAIDLGMADKTEWYSYAFSPFLESFGGSLIDKKDYQTAENFLNGDSAVKFGEWWQSLFEKKLAPGTSQSPADHETGFLEGRHALQWMGNWVAVKALEKYGDDLLFLPSPDFGQGPKIGAGSWQFGVSATSKHPQGASAFIEFAIQDKYLAQFSDAVGLIPATSSAAQMTKNYRQGGPLEVFFELSKRQGTLRPVTPAYAFISPVFSKALSDIANGADVADTLDNATDEINNNIERNSGYQPK, from the coding sequence ATGACTAACAAAGCCATTTTTGCGGGCGCATTCACCGCCCTGTCGATGTTTTTTTCCACTGCGGCACTGGCGCAGACCGACCTGACGATGTGGTATCACGGCGCGGGCAATGTTGAAGAACGCAAGATTTTGGCCGGCATCATCGAAGACTTCAATTCATCTCAATCAGATTGGCGGGTCTCGCTTCAGGAGTTCCCGCAGAGTGCCTATAACGAATCCGTCACCGCCGCAGCACTTTCCAACAAGCTGCCCGACATTCTGGATGTCGATGGGCCGAACATGCCGAACTGGGCGTGGTCGGGTTATTTGCAGCCACTGCAGATCGATGAGGCAAACCTTGAAAATTTCCTGCCCGGCGCGGTGGGCAAGTGGGGAGACAAGCTCTATTCCGTCGGGCTGTGGGATGCAGCCGTTGCGGTCTTCGCCCGCAAATCGGTTCTCGATGAAAACGGCATTCGCATTCCTACACTGGAACAGCCGTGGACCGGCGAGGAGTTCAATGCGGCGCTCGAGAAAATCGCGGCCGGCGGCAAGTTCGAATATGCCATCGACCTTGGCATGGCTGACAAAACCGAATGGTACAGCTATGCCTTCAGCCCGTTTCTGGAGAGCTTCGGCGGCAGCCTGATCGACAAGAAAGATTATCAAACAGCCGAAAACTTCCTCAACGGCGACAGTGCCGTCAAGTTTGGAGAATGGTGGCAATCTCTGTTCGAGAAGAAGCTGGCACCCGGAACGTCACAATCGCCTGCCGATCATGAAACCGGTTTTCTGGAAGGTCGCCACGCCTTGCAATGGATGGGCAACTGGGTTGCGGTGAAGGCGCTGGAGAAATATGGCGACGACCTGCTGTTCCTGCCTTCGCCGGATTTTGGGCAGGGACCGAAGATCGGTGCCGGATCGTGGCAATTTGGTGTGTCGGCCACTAGCAAGCATCCGCAAGGCGCGTCCGCCTTTATCGAATTCGCCATACAGGACAAATATCTCGCGCAGTTTTCCGATGCGGTCGGCCTCATTCCCGCCACCTCCTCTGCTGCCCAGATGACGAAGAATTACAGGCAGGGCGGCCCGCTCGAAGTTTTCTTCGAACTGTCCAAGCGCCAGGGAACGTTGCGTCCAGTCACGCCGGCTTACGCCTTTATCTCGCCGGTCTTTTCCAAGGCTCTTTCCGACATTGCCAATGGTGCGGATGTTGCCGATACGCTGGACAATGCAACGGATGAGATAAACAACAACATTGAACGCAATTCCGGTTACCAACCCAAATAG
- a CDS encoding cache domain-containing protein: MRLRNQILALAIGPLVLAIIIITALITWQSMTLARTSIDAFERNMLAAKEAELLNLTNLALSAIRSVYDKAGPDDEAAKKEVKRILMDLDYGTDGYFFVYDYDGLNVVHPRQNFRPGNNWLDLYDPDGNRVIYDLIVKAKEGGGLVQYKWEKPSTRKIADKLSFAAGLDKWRWMIGTGVYLDDVFAATAAAKEELRHSITWNFLIVALFAVPAVLLVFATCMLLNLRQQRLADGRLKELMQRVIDTQDEERLRIARELHDGISQNLVGVRFAIDLARRKVTPDNVGAVEAIGKGASALTEAIKEVRRISHDLRPRVLDDLGLTAALEALISSFSERTGIAATLESVAFKHMLVPEARVALYRVAQEALTNIERHSDATRVTIRFSSRDERVQMVVSDNGRGFPATRTENEMPADKGLGLRNMQERMTHFGGRLDVESSAKGTVLRAVLPMTAMKDHGPRLQEAAE, encoded by the coding sequence ATGAGACTCAGGAATCAGATCCTTGCATTGGCCATCGGCCCCCTCGTTCTTGCCATTATCATCATCACGGCGCTCATTACCTGGCAGTCAATGACGTTGGCGCGCACCAGCATCGACGCTTTCGAACGAAATATGCTTGCTGCCAAGGAGGCGGAGCTCCTCAACCTCACCAATCTTGCCCTTTCCGCGATTCGTTCGGTTTATGACAAGGCCGGGCCTGATGACGAAGCCGCGAAGAAAGAGGTCAAGCGTATTCTGATGGACCTTGATTATGGCACGGACGGTTATTTCTTCGTCTATGACTATGACGGGTTGAATGTCGTTCATCCGCGGCAAAATTTCCGTCCGGGTAATAATTGGCTGGATCTCTATGACCCCGATGGCAATCGGGTTATCTATGACCTGATCGTCAAGGCGAAGGAGGGGGGAGGCCTTGTCCAGTACAAGTGGGAGAAACCTTCAACCCGGAAGATCGCCGACAAGCTTTCGTTTGCGGCCGGCCTCGACAAGTGGCGATGGATGATTGGCACGGGTGTCTATCTGGATGACGTTTTTGCGGCGACGGCGGCAGCCAAAGAAGAATTGCGCCACTCGATCACATGGAATTTCCTGATCGTGGCGCTGTTTGCAGTTCCCGCTGTTCTCCTGGTGTTTGCCACCTGCATGCTGCTCAATCTGCGCCAGCAGAGGCTGGCGGACGGGCGGCTGAAGGAGCTGATGCAGAGGGTCATCGATACCCAGGATGAGGAACGCCTGCGCATTGCCCGGGAACTGCATGACGGCATTTCTCAAAATCTCGTCGGCGTGCGTTTTGCAATTGATCTCGCGCGGCGCAAGGTGACCCCGGATAATGTCGGCGCGGTGGAGGCGATCGGCAAAGGCGCGTCGGCATTGACCGAGGCGATCAAGGAGGTCCGTCGTATCTCGCACGACCTGCGTCCCCGCGTTCTTGACGACCTGGGACTGACTGCAGCTTTGGAGGCCCTGATCTCAAGCTTTTCCGAACGCACCGGCATCGCTGCGACGCTGGAATCGGTGGCCTTCAAGCACATGCTCGTTCCGGAAGCCCGTGTCGCCCTTTATCGTGTCGCACAAGAGGCGCTCACCAATATCGAGCGTCATTCGGATGCAACGCGGGTCACCATCAGGTTCTCCAGCCGGGATGAGCGGGTGCAGATGGTCGTCAGCGACAATGGCCGCGGATTTCCGGCCACGCGAACAGAGAACGAGATGCCGGCCGACAAGGGTCTTGGTCTCAGAAACATGCAGGAACGCATGACCCATTTCGGCGGCAGGCTCGATGTGGAAAGCTCCGCCAAGGGAACCGTCCTGCGGGCGGTCCTGCCCATGACGGCCATGAAGGATCATGGCCCTCGTTTGCAGGAGGCTGCGGAGTGA
- a CDS encoding response regulator produces MTGHPIRVLLVDNHPLVLDGLKAVLETYEHIAVVGTAVSAMAGIDAAVATKPHVVLMDINMPQINGIDALELFKERQLSARVLMLSMHDSREYISTSVMYGAAGYILKDVATEEIVAAIDTVAAGGTYFSSGVRDVLMESSTGRLKELTTREQDVLLLIARGKSNRDAALALDIAERTMETHRKNIKRKLDIATTAGLIRYAIDHGLIKA; encoded by the coding sequence GTGACCGGTCATCCGATCCGGGTTCTTCTTGTCGACAACCATCCTCTCGTCCTCGACGGGTTGAAGGCGGTGCTCGAGACTTACGAGCATATTGCCGTCGTCGGAACCGCGGTGTCCGCCATGGCGGGTATTGACGCGGCTGTCGCCACAAAACCCCATGTAGTGCTGATGGATATCAACATGCCCCAGATCAATGGCATCGATGCCCTGGAGCTGTTCAAGGAAAGACAGCTTTCCGCCCGGGTACTGATGCTGTCGATGCATGACAGCCGGGAATATATCTCGACATCGGTGATGTATGGGGCGGCCGGTTATATTCTGAAGGATGTGGCTACGGAGGAAATAGTGGCGGCAATCGATACCGTTGCGGCCGGCGGCACCTATTTCTCCTCAGGCGTTCGGGACGTGCTGATGGAGAGTTCCACCGGCAGGCTGAAGGAACTGACCACCCGCGAGCAGGACGTTCTGCTTTTGATTGCCAGGGGAAAAAGCAACCGCGATGCTGCTCTGGCCCTCGATATCGCCGAGCGTACGATGGAAACCCACCGCAAGAACATCAAGCGGAAACTGGATATTGCGACGACCGCCGGCCTCATTCGTTATGCGATAGATCACGGGCTCATCAAGGCGTAG